The DNA window CAACacattatggggaataatcaagtcccatgtggctcaatgtcggtacacgactaatgaagagTTGCGctaactcctgagatgctccgcaagatgtcaatAAGGACTTGGAAACGGATAGAAGtctgtgtaaggcatgatggtgcacatacagattccctgtATTCATAGTTCTTATATGTAAGTACTCCgctataatatgaaacgtatgaaactaggggtacggggacttctcgtaCACCTGTATGTAgactagatatatatatatatatatatatatatatatatgtgtgtgtgtgtgtttgtgtgtgtgtgtgtgtgtgtgtgtgtgtgtgtgtgtgtgtgtgtgtgtgtgtgtgtgtgtgtgtgtagtttaaCACTTAAGAgatgtacagtgagagttgctgtatgatGACAGGGGTGGATCTACTGTGTGTAATAATTTGTGACATTACAACGTTGTGCAacactgctagcgtaactgccaaGTCATCGCTCCTTCATTGAGTGCATTTAGCGATGAACTCATTTTTTGGAGAAACCTACTGCCGCCCCAGGCAATtgcaccattgtatgtaacatttggagctgggtgggagtaATATTGTACTTATTTTGGGAGATTGCGTAGATGTGTCAgctaaaacaaaccccatggcactacagcccttgtagagccttggcctcccaagcgaccgctgctcagcccgaaggcctgcagattacgaggtgtcgtgtggtcagcacgacgaattctctcggccgttattcttggctttgtagactgggaccgctatctcaccgagagttagctcctcaattctaatcacgtaggctgagtggacttcgaatcagccctcCGGTCGAGGTaacaattcctgacctggctgggaatcgaacccagggcctccgggtaagaggcaggcacactacccctacaccacggggccagcaggTGTGTCAGCTAAGGGTATAAATACTAGGACAAGCGTCTTATAGCTTCAatcaaatggatggtgaacagtgagatagtcaattggaaggtgagacctcagtcggtcagttcagctggagggagagacttgccatgaagtcatatggatggatacacttgccaagaagtgttgtactgataTGATGGTAGCCAGTCATCTGGGTGGAGAAGCAGCAGTTACATAGATACTTAGTcgacagtgaaacaaaaaggatacatcaccaaattaggcttgagacacCTACAGTAAACACccactcaaaggaatacgtcggaattacactcaaagtgttgaaggtacagtcaagtgaacagtgagggataaatatcttgtataacttttaaatgtccggtcaagaggaattcaaatttaatgcctagtttctttcagttgtaatatcataattttatattttcatctgatttatcgcttcaagtcttactattttttctatacaatttaaagaatatattttgttccatCCAATTAATTTATCGTGTTATTTCAAGGGTACAAttcgataacctcaaatttaatgggaaacaaaatgacaatctccttttcccataacctatatggtatgttgtcaaaagtaagcttattatcccacaccctagagatattcaacactctcattctcttattgctgcattgagttgtagctggcgcccatcaaattgtatgtgtaagtaaacaggtaagaactaagtgtgagtacaaggtccgacgattgagtattttatttaatgaatattaatattcatattattcaTTTTAATGCTATTCgatattattttaaattagtgAGTAATAGTCGAAATGTTAAAACTGATAAGTAGATAACTCATCCATGATAATATTTCAACCCAGTTTATGTCAGGACACGTGAAAATTTGAGTCATATGTTGAGAGGCTTAGAATCAATATCCATAATCCCTGTGTACTTGTGTACCGGTGGACCTGTGTAATGCCACAAACTGTATGACTGTCCCCTTGTTGAATGAAGTATATATGAGTTAGTAATTCACTTAAATATATGCGAATGAAGCACAATTTATACTTTATTTCGGAAGAGTTCTGGTTGATATGTCGTGTATTAATTTGCCATTATTGCTAACAACCATAGTACATCcgtgtaaaatcaataatatttattttaattttattagtgttcatgatgatgatgatgatgaatattgttaaaaggggcctaatatctaaaaCATGGCTCCCAtaattaaaaatgcaaaaaaatTAATGTAAATGATTTATAGCAACTTAATTCTAACAGCATTCTGGAATCATAACAATTTATCTAATTTAAAGGTTTTATAAGCTTGTTATGTTTAGCTGAAAATACGGTAGTATGTTTTCTATTTTTACAATATAATATCATATTTAAATGAATATTGAGGCAGTTGATTCACAACAAAAGCCTACTAGCCTGTGTCGCTGTTATTTTAAATCTCGTGATGTAGTCAGGGTGACGTGGGGGTAATTCATCTCCTAGGGGCCGCACATTGTGGTTCCAACTGCACGTACACTGTATACCTTCTCCACTCGTCTCCAATTCGTATAATTTTCTCATGACCTCCAGGTACTTTTTACAAGGCCgaccttttccttccttccttccttccttccttccttccttccttccttccttccttccttccttccttccttaacaCTTTGCCTTCGACAATATCAGTAATAAATATGGTGTGTCCAAAAAGAAAATTCATTTTCTAAATTCCCACTTCTTTCAACAAACGTCTATACTCCTTTACTTCTCTTATCATTTCCCTATTTGTGTTTCTTTACATCCATCTCATTCTTGTCATGGTGGATATGATGATAAGGAGATGAATAAAGCAATAATATAATGAACAAAGTTTGCAAGTATTCGATTTTTATTCATTCACTCAGTTTCACAtctcactaataataatatataatattaacaAGACGTACAGCTCATTCATAAAGAGATATAGATTTATGATACAATAGTGACTGAGGAAGTAGAATATGTTTGGAGACTATCAGTGCGAGTGTTACTGACACTTCTCAGACAGCGCGTCCTTCAACAGTGTCTCGTTGGATGGGGGATAAATAGTGAGCATGggcaagaagagagagagagagagagacaggaaTCAGTCGTGTTTGAGGAGCTTAGAAGGCGAGGATGGGAGCGTGAGCGTAGGTCGTGGCGATGGGAGCGTGGGCATAGGTGGTGGCGATGGGGGCAGCATAAGCCAGAGGGGCAGCTACGGCAGCGGAGTGGAGGAATCCAGGGCTGCGCTTCTTGCGTCCCAGAAGAGCGGCCTTAGCGGCGATGTGGGCGGCGTCGGCGACGGCTACAGGGGCAGCGTGAGCCACAGCGACGGGGGCAGCATGGGCCACAGCGACGGGGGCAGCATGGGCGGCGTAGCCGACAACAGTGGCGGGATGAGCGGACACGGAGGAGTAGCCGAAGGTGCTAACGGGGGCGGCGACTACAGCAGGAGCGGCAGCGACGACAGCGGGGGCGGCGTGGGCGACAGCTACGGGAGCTGCAGCGTGAGCTACGGCAAGGGGAGCAGCAGCGCTCAAGTATCCAGGGCTACGCCTCTTACGTCCAAGAAGAGCGGCCTTGGCGGCGACGTGGGCGTTGAAGTGGGCAGCACGAACGGCGGCATCAGTGGCAACGACGGCGGGAGCGGCAGCTACGACGGCGGGTCCGGCAGAAGCGGCCAGGGAAGGATCGTTGGTGGCAGCCACATGGAAGCCGTTCAGAGGATCAGACACGTACCTGGCGCTCTGGACCAGACCGTTAGAGTCCAAGTAGGAGTAGGCTCCCTGGGTGATTCCGTCAGCGGTGCGTACTTCGTGCTTGGCAGAGGTGTCTCCTTGGTAGCCATAGGCGTACTGGCCAAGGGTGTCCTGGGTGTGGTACTGGCTGGTAACAGCTCCAGGAGCAACAATGGCGCTGTAAGCTACTGGGGCAGCAGCGTAGGCGGTGTGGGCGATGGCGGGGGCGCCAAGATAGCCGGGGTTGGCAGCAGCCAAAGCCATCAGGCAAGAGACAACGAGCTGTAAGAAAGAAAACAGTCATAAAGAATCTTTGAAGATAGGAAGTAAGTGTGTTGCATGTTGCATCAATAATCACGCCACGAGCGATCATAGCAGGCAATGATTTCAACAACCAGGTGACTTAGTATTTTCCTGTTGACTCACGATAAAGGCAGCGGTCGGTGTGAAAGGCTATTTATATATCATCATGCAGGAGTTCATAGGTAAATGACACGAAAGTCGCGGCTTTAAAATTCTACTGACTCCAGCCGAGATGGAACACGCTTTGCCGGGAGAACTGAGACTGCTTGACGATGCCACTGATGTCCTCTTTCTTAATCAAGCATCGAATACTTTTCAACTTGTATATAAGTTTGTTGGGCTCTTGAACTTCAGAATATCAAAGGGAATACATTAGGTTGCGTGGTAAATGAAATATATTAATTTTACCATCACTGGAATCCAATATTTATTGGTATCAAACATCTCTTTTTTTTAATGTTCCCAAGCTGATGTAAGCCTTGAATTAGTACGTTAGGAACTTGAATGCATCCATCATAAGAGTGCGCTGGTTGAGAGGTACACGTTCGAGCGCCACAGTTGACAACCCTATACATTGTTTACCAAATATGTCCCAATTTCACGTTATGAAAATGCTCGAATTGAACCTTTAATTGAGTTCGCCTTCTTCCGAATGCCACCGATGAAATAACACCCATTAGTATGACGTTAAATTACTGGCAAGAGAAAGATAAACTTCCATCACTTTACATGAGTTATTGAATGCCACTACTAGAATTCATATTAAGAGAGACTGAGGGCGAATTTTATATCAATTAATGGGATATTTAGCACCAAATACAGCAGAATTGATTTACTCTCCGtcaattttaaacatttcaaattgTGAAAGAAATAAAAATTCTGAAAGATCTTGTGAATTTTTGGTATACCGTTTTAAGTTattcttttcttcaaatttcacTTCCCTTAAGAAAATTGGTGTATGATATCTACTTTCAATAAATTCATACGTTCGTCAGGGCACACGCGAGCGTATTTGGCCGTGGATTCTGCGCCGCAGTACCAGATTCAGGTGGCCTAGTATCTCACCGCTGACTCACATTAACAGTAGCGATTGTTAGCGGAAGGACAAGGCTGACCGCTTTGCGGCCAGCTGATCTAGACCACGGAGTAAGATTGAAATCTACGACACAATTGAGTACTCCTACATTTAAACGTATCCAGTTTGTAGAGTGATAAAAATGAagtatttccaagatattagaagaCGAGTTTCGAAAGCTGAGAACAGAATTTTTACAATACTTCACAACCTAATACAATTTTCGAGGTCATGATATGGCCTACTGCTTTCTCTACAGTATATTCGAGCGTGAATGAAATTTCGCGACAAATAGCGTCGTATTGGCAGGTATCCATTTCAAAAGGAACATTTTGATCATTCTTGCATGAAATTCCTTGCATAGCTCAATGGCCTTTACACTTACATCCGCCCCAAAGCTACCGTGGTTCGAACCGGGGTGCTTGAGATTGAAGGTTCAAATCCATATAAAACAGGGGATCATATGGTACTATACGCCTGATGGGCTTTGGGCTACTATCTGATCAACGCTCAGCAAGAAGACCTGCAGACGATGAGTTGTGCGttgtcagcgtaacgaatcctctcctTGGCTTATAGAATATGACCAGTCTCTCTCCAGCAGATACCTCCTTCCTTGTTCTCATGTAAGCTTGTTGCACCTCGGagcagccctcagattcaggtaaaaattccactctgccccgggaatcgaatccaggccttcGAGTAAGAGGAAGGTTTGTTCCACCGGTGCCATGGGGCCGGCGATCATAATGCAGTGCGCAATATAACTCTCAGCCTAACAATTATTAGGAAGTATTCTGCGATAACAGCTTTAGTCCGCCCTTACGATCTGTAAAATATTAACCCATTCACTACCGAACCTTTATTCCTATTTCCAAACCAAAATTTTTTGGAAGCCAGTGCGTGAAACATATTTGTTGTGGAGTGTTGCTtggaagaaaaataagaattttgtGGGCATATTTTTAATTTTCGTGAATTTTAAAAGGCTGTAAGTCATATTATTTTGCAGAAAATCCCAAGGTTTTATTTTTTCCCTGTGATCCAAACATTTCATCTGATAGTACTTTTTCACAATTAATTTCCCGCTTCCTCATTTGGGGCTCATGGCAGATCATATTCAGTATACGTACTTGGTGACGCTTTAAGAAACCcagcaccgggcaagttggtcgtgcggttagagccgcacaggtgtgagcttgcatctgggagatagtgggctcgaaccccactgtcggcagcccttttagatggttttctgtggttttccattttcagacgaggcaaatgctggggctgtaccttaattaaggccaaggctgcttccttcccactcttaggcatttcctatcccttcgtcgccataagacctacaggtgcgacgtagagccaattgtGCACGAaactaattaatttttaaaaaatgattagTATATTTTCTTCACCCTTAGTGGACATTTTTCAGTTATCTGAGTTCAGCACTTATGTACATTAAGATCAGTTTTACAGCCAAATTCCCTTCCTCACGCCAGCCCCGAGCTAAGAAATAACCAAACGTGCTTAGAATCCCCagtctggctgggaatcgaactggaGGCCTtatgtccattcagccaaggagccgggcaaaTAAGAACCGTATCCGATTCTGTTTAACGCATATGTTTTGCACACTCGTATTTACAAAAGTCGTTAACTAAACAAGAAAACCGCAACTGACCGCAAGTGTGTTTATTGCCTTCCATACTGAGGCAAAGTTATATCCTTAAAAAAATCAGCCAAAAGACTGCTTTCTGTTAAATGCCTGAGCTATTTTTCAGGTTTAATTATTACACCACGAACTTACCATACACTTCATGTTGAGAGGTTTTGTTGAGAACACTATAGGAGCGACTGTGCTTGACTCCACAGCCTGCTAGATTTTTATACACTCACGCGGGTTGACCCTGCCCTTGTTGACAAAGCCTTTCTCTCCGCCATGACCGCGCGACTTCTGCGACCCCGCCCCGGAACCAACCAAATAGCCCCTGGTCAAACTCTAAAGGAAATTCGGTCACAATGATATTCAGTAAGGTTATTGTTTCTCACGTCTGAGTGAGCTACTGATACGAGGTGAAAATATTCGGATATTCCATGAACATTGCTTAAACAAGAAACATCGCTATTCATTTCTTAACAAGATGATCATGGCTTGAAACCCAGCTAGTGCGCGTAGaagttttgaaataaatattctcATCCTTGTGAACGAAGCGTGTAATTTTCAAAGTCAGTTAATGTAGAATCGCTCAAGAACTCAGACTCAAGTTAGGATTTGACTGGTAGTTTAAGACCAGATCCATAAACTACTGCCACATGAAATTTCCAGCCGAAGTCGCAGAGACTGGTACACAAGTACACATTTTTTAAGAATTAAGAATTTCTGATTTCAGTACAGCGACCATTGCtcaatttgtttattttattttatttttcacaagcttctttacgtcgcactgacacagatactcgtagatcttatggcgacgatgaggattagagtgggaaggaagcggccacggccatAATTAAGGAtctgccccagcatttgactggaaaccacggaaaactatcttgagggctgataaaaatgaaatgaaatgtatggcttttagtgccgggatatcccaggacgggttcggctcgccaggtgcaggtctttctatttgacacccgttggcgaccttcgggtcgtgatgaagatgaaatgatgatgaagacaacacatacacccagcccctggccattggaattaaccaattaaggttaaaatccccgacccgaccgagaatcgaacccgggaccctctgaaccgaaggccagtacgctgaccgttcggccaacgagtcggacgagggcTGATGATTGTGCGGTTCGGACCAACTATTTCCCGAgtgcgtgctcacagctgcgcggccctaacctggTGGCCATTTCGATCGGCCAATGTGAAGAAATCCATACGTTTGATTAAAGGAACTATAAAGAGTACGCCGTACCTTAGAGGGGctccctatcctccaccacatctTCGCAGATGCAGTGCTCTTATTCGAGAATGTCGTTAGCAACTTCATAATCGACAACTGCCTGTTTATGAAGATCTCACGGCAGACTGTATACAATGCACCCTCCAATCTGAGTGGAGCCATTGCCAGCAAATTCGACCGGGACAAGCAAAGGTCCCTGGGATGCCAAATCTTCGGAACTTCGTAATTGAATTTACAGCAGAGAAGTTGTTCCTGGATATAACCTTATTAGGGGAGTCTTTCCAAGCCTTGAATTCTTACTATCTAAGCACGCAGAATGTGTGGACCTCCTGTTTAAATTAACGGAAGAATAATTTTTCTACgcgtatctgggagatagtgggttcgaagccctctGCCAGCAGCtctgaataaggttttccgtggttttctatgtttacaccaggcaaatgctggggctgtatcttaattaacggccgcttccttcctatttctaggtctttcctgtcccatcgtcgccataagatctgtgtcggtgcgacgtaaagcaattagcaaaaaaatattcTACACAGGGTAAATGGGGGCTCGTCAGCAAATCACACAGGAGTTTTTATCTTTATAACATCTCAATCAAATGAATATGTTCAGAGTTTAAAACTTTTAAATTGCAGTTTCTATATTTTATTACGCATTCTATGTACTGAAAAGTCATTAAAGTATTAGAATTACAACTTTCTTTctgaatccatttaccctccagggatggttttccctcggactcagcaaggaatccgcttcaagggcagtgtcctggagcgtgagacattgggtcgaggctTAGAacaggggaggaagaccagtatctTGTTGTGGATGGGaagacctctactcagttgacctcccggggatTAGTGGACCCTgtcccagccctcgtaacacttttcaaatttcgtggcagagccgggaatcgaacccgggcctccggggttggcagctaatcccGCTTGGTGGCTTcggtcgttaaggcgtcaagtctatatggcctgACACCATCGgctgccggttcgagtcccgttggtcgaaaaaattaaCCATCAGAATATTG is part of the Anabrus simplex isolate iqAnaSimp1 chromosome 10, ASM4041472v1, whole genome shotgun sequence genome and encodes:
- the LOC136881823 gene encoding cuticle protein 19.8-like, with product MKCMLVVSCLMALAAANPGYLGAPAIAHTAYAAAPVAYSAIVAPGAVTSQYHTQDTLGQYAYGYQGDTSAKHEVRTADGITQGAYSYLDSNGLVQSARYVSDPLNGFHVAATNDPSLAASAGPAVVAAAPAVVATDAAVRAAHFNAHVAAKAALLGRKRRSPGYLSAAAPLAVAHAAAPVAVAHAAPAVVAAAPAVVAAPVSTFGYSSVSAHPATVVGYAAHAAPVAVAHAAPVAVAHAAPVAVADAAHIAAKAALLGRKKRSPGFLHSAAVAAPLAYAAPIATTYAHAPIATTYAHAPILAF